In Desulfobacterales bacterium, a single genomic region encodes these proteins:
- a CDS encoding PAS domain S-box protein → MFFRSNQNGLLPTEQGSTEKLGLLIILGVCFIILVSTLAWFALDRVKTKIQADVGSSLKTVLQTTRGSLKVWVESNKFHLVQLAQDPRMVDLIQRQLNIPRSKTRLLKSDSLKELRAFFRYRKSRYGQMGFFVIAPDFLNIASMRDSNVGAKNLIANQALDLLHRVFQGEVIMVPPIWSDVPLISPRDGRRRKSPSMFFAAPVKDRRGAVIAVLTLRVHPARDFTRLIQLGRLGNSGETYAFGRYGTMLSESRFDEDLRAIGLIGKDEDSILAVSVRDPGGDMTAGFTPAVPRYQQPLTLMAREATAGNTGLNVSGYRDYRGILVYGAWLWDQQLQIGLASEIDKADALRPYFTTRTVILTVLGITVFLALGSMMFAVVIQKQARRALQESYDLLEIRVEERTAELSESEERFSLAVKAAGGGLWDLEPQTGKTWYSERFKELLGYSGDESEDAFPGWENSLHPDDHDVIVAKLQDHLDNHTPFNEIIRLRCKSGEYRWFRSMGHALWDRSGLAYRMAGSIIDITEGKLAQEQARKLSLAIENNPASVVITAKDGTIEYVNPTFCEVTGYSAEEAIGNNPKVLKSGDLPPSFYKELWDTILAGNVWRGEFINRKKNGEEFWESASISPIKDDKGEITHFVAVKEDITEQKKIQETLRKSEERFRGYFEYSQVGMTVTAPDKGWIEVNDQLQQMLGYNLDELRRMTWAELTHPDDLEEDLNNFQKLMAGEINDYAMDKRFIRKDGEIVYTSLTVSCVREENGDVQNILASMMDITERKKAEQETKNSQERLAQIIDFLPDPTWVVDNEGKVVRWNKAIEKMVGVKAGQIVGKGDYEHALPFYGERRPVLIDLVRSWQPEYEEKYISVKKEGENLISESYHEHLGDGGIYLSATAGLLYDAAGKIAGAIESLRDITDSKQMEEELIEAKQAADDANKAKGDFLANMSHEIRTPMNAVIGMAHLALKTDLTPKQRDYLKKIQSSANALLGIINDILDFSKIEAGKMDIESVDFNLEDVMDNLANLVTVKAQEKEELEVLFNVNWEVPRFLVGDPLRLGQVLINLANNAVKFTDNGEIVVSTELRKRNQEQVSLKFSVRDTGIGLTEEQA, encoded by the coding sequence ATGTTCTTCAGGTCAAACCAAAACGGACTGCTTCCCACAGAGCAGGGATCGACTGAAAAATTAGGCCTGCTCATCATTTTAGGGGTCTGCTTCATCATCCTGGTGTCGACCCTGGCCTGGTTCGCGCTGGACAGGGTTAAGACAAAAATACAGGCTGATGTAGGGAGTTCTTTGAAGACGGTCCTGCAGACCACCCGGGGATCGCTCAAAGTGTGGGTTGAATCCAACAAATTCCACCTGGTCCAGCTCGCCCAAGACCCCCGAATGGTTGATCTGATTCAGCGACAGTTGAATATTCCCCGCAGCAAAACAAGATTATTGAAAAGCGACAGTTTGAAAGAGCTGCGCGCTTTTTTCAGATACCGCAAAAGCCGATACGGTCAGATGGGATTTTTTGTTATCGCTCCAGATTTTCTCAACATCGCATCCATGCGGGATAGCAACGTCGGGGCTAAAAATCTGATTGCAAACCAGGCTCTGGATCTTCTTCATCGTGTCTTCCAGGGCGAAGTGATTATGGTGCCGCCCATTTGGTCGGACGTCCCTTTGATTTCTCCCCGGGACGGTCGGCGCCGGAAATCGCCTTCCATGTTTTTTGCCGCCCCTGTCAAAGACAGACGCGGCGCTGTTATTGCGGTTCTAACCCTAAGGGTCCATCCGGCCCGGGATTTTACCCGCCTCATTCAGCTGGGGCGCCTCGGTAACAGCGGCGAAACATATGCCTTCGGCCGCTACGGCACCATGCTTTCCGAAAGCCGCTTTGATGAAGATCTGCGTGCAATCGGTTTGATCGGCAAAGATGAAGACAGTATTTTGGCTGTCAGTGTTCGCGACCCCGGCGGTGACATGACCGCGGGATTCACCCCTGCGGTTCCCCGCTACCAGCAACCGTTGACCCTCATGGCCCGGGAAGCGACTGCAGGCAACACCGGGCTCAATGTATCCGGGTACCGCGATTACCGGGGCATCCTGGTCTACGGTGCCTGGTTATGGGATCAACAGCTGCAAATAGGGCTGGCCTCTGAAATCGATAAAGCTGATGCCCTGCGTCCCTATTTTACCACGCGCACGGTAATTCTGACGGTGCTCGGAATTACGGTCTTTCTTGCGCTGGGTTCAATGATGTTTGCGGTGGTCATACAAAAGCAAGCCAGACGTGCTTTGCAGGAATCCTATGATCTGCTTGAAATCCGCGTCGAGGAAAGAACCGCTGAATTGTCCGAAAGTGAAGAGCGGTTCTCCCTGGCCGTCAAAGCTGCCGGGGGCGGTCTATGGGACCTGGAACCACAGACCGGCAAGACCTGGTATTCGGAGCGCTTCAAAGAACTGTTGGGTTATTCCGGCGATGAAAGCGAAGATGCTTTTCCAGGCTGGGAAAACAGCCTACACCCCGATGATCACGACGTCATTGTGGCCAAATTACAGGACCACCTGGACAACCACACCCCCTTTAATGAGATCATTCGACTGCGATGCAAATCCGGCGAATACCGCTGGTTTCGCTCCATGGGCCATGCCCTCTGGGATCGCAGTGGCCTGGCCTATCGCATGGCCGGCTCCATTATCGATATTACCGAAGGCAAACTGGCCCAGGAGCAGGCCCGCAAGCTCTCTTTGGCCATCGAGAACAATCCGGCTTCGGTGGTGATTACTGCCAAAGACGGCACCATCGAATATGTCAATCCCACTTTTTGTGAAGTTACCGGTTATTCGGCCGAAGAAGCCATTGGAAACAACCCCAAGGTATTAAAGTCCGGAGATCTTCCCCCATCCTTCTATAAGGAGCTGTGGGATACCATTCTGGCCGGAAACGTCTGGCGGGGTGAATTTATTAACCGTAAAAAAAATGGAGAAGAATTCTGGGAAAGTGCTTCTATTTCGCCGATAAAGGATGATAAAGGCGAGATCACCCATTTTGTGGCGGTTAAAGAAGATATTACCGAGCAAAAAAAGATTCAGGAAACCCTGCGCAAAAGCGAAGAGCGTTTTCGAGGTTATTTTGAGTACAGCCAGGTCGGGATGACCGTTACCGCCCCGGATAAGGGCTGGATCGAGGTCAACGACCAGCTGCAACAGATGCTGGGATACAACCTGGATGAATTACGCCGCATGACCTGGGCTGAGTTGACGCATCCGGACGATTTAGAAGAAGATTTGAACAATTTCCAAAAATTGATGGCCGGCGAGATCAATGATTACGCCATGGACAAACGGTTTATCCGCAAGGATGGCGAGATCGTCTATACCAGCCTGACGGTCTCCTGCGTGCGCGAGGAAAACGGAGATGTTCAAAATATCCTGGCATCCATGATGGATATCACCGAACGCAAAAAAGCCGAGCAAGAGACAAAAAATTCCCAGGAACGTCTGGCACAGATCATCGACTTTTTGCCGGATCCCACCTGGGTGGTTGATAATGAAGGCAAAGTGGTTCGCTGGAACAAAGCCATTGAAAAAATGGTGGGTGTAAAAGCAGGGCAAATTGTCGGCAAAGGCGATTATGAACATGCCCTGCCCTTTTATGGTGAGAGAAGACCGGTATTGATCGACCTGGTTCGTAGCTGGCAGCCCGAATATGAAGAGAAATACATATCAGTCAAAAAGGAAGGTGAGAACCTGATCTCCGAATCCTACCATGAGCATCTGGGTGATGGGGGGATCTATCTGAGTGCCACTGCCGGTCTCCTGTATGATGCCGCCGGGAAAATCGCCGGCGCCATTGAGTCACTGCGTGATATCACTGATAGCAAACAAATGGAAGAAGAACTAATCGAGGCCAAACAGGCCGCCGACGATGCCAATAAGGCCAAGGGGGATTTTCTGGCCAACATGAGCCATGAGATCCGTACGCCCATGAACGCGGTCATCGGTATGGCGCATCTGGCGCTCAAGACCGATCTGACACCCAAACAGCGCGATTATTTGAAAAAAATCCAGTCATCAGCCAATGCGCTCTTGGGCATTATCAATGACATTTTAGACTTCTCCAAGATTGAAGCCGGCAAGATGGACATCGAAAGTGTCGATTTTAATTTGGAAGATGTGATGGATAATCTTGCCAACCTGGTCACGGTCAAGGCCCAGGAAAAAGAAGAGCTCGAAGTGCTGTTTAATGTCAACTGGGAGGTGCCCCGCTTTCTGGTGGGGGATCCCTTGCGGCTCGGGCAGGTGCTGATCAATCTGGCCAACAATGCAGTCAAATTCACAGACAACGGTGAAATCGTCGTATCCACAGAATTGCGCAAACGCAATCAGGAGCAGGTGTCGTTAAAATTTTCCGTCAGAGACACCGGCATCGGCCTGACCGAAGAACAGGCCG